In one window of Pseudomonas putida DNA:
- a CDS encoding peptidoglycan DD-metalloendopeptidase family protein produces the protein MTNDTPKAPPLYPKSHLLAASGIAALLSLALLVFPSSDVEAKKTTLSLELETPAEQLKDESKAAPLVQSTESTGSPFAQIEGDEPATEQAAEQPQPVAQEKAQDKAPGHREVVVARGDTLSTLFAKVGLPANVVHDVLASDKQAKQFSQLKHGQVLQFELDKDGQLASLHSQVSNLESIRLNKTDKGYAFEREITKPLVRTAYAHGVIKSSLSASAQRAGLSHSLTMDMARVLGYDIDFAQDIRPGDEFDVVYEQKVMDGKVIGTGNILSARFTNRGKTYTAVRYTNKQGNTSYYTADGNSLRKAFIRTPVDFARISSRFSAGRKHPILNKIRAHKGVDYAAPRGTPIKAAGDGRIELAGRRGGYGNTVIIAHGNTYKTLYGHMQGFAKGIKTGSNVKQGQIIGYIGTTGLSTGPHLHYEFQVNGVHVDPLSQKVPMADPIAKAERQRFMQQSQPLIARMDQEKATLLAANKR, from the coding sequence ATGACCAACGACACGCCTAAAGCGCCCCCGCTTTATCCGAAAAGCCATCTGTTGGCCGCCAGCGGCATCGCCGCCCTGCTCAGCCTGGCCTTGCTGGTATTTCCCTCCAGCGACGTAGAAGCGAAGAAGACCACCCTCAGCCTCGAGCTCGAAACCCCGGCCGAGCAACTCAAGGACGAATCCAAGGCCGCACCGCTGGTGCAGTCCACCGAATCCACCGGCTCGCCCTTCGCCCAGATCGAAGGGGATGAACCCGCTACAGAACAGGCCGCCGAGCAACCGCAACCCGTCGCACAGGAAAAGGCGCAAGACAAGGCTCCCGGCCATCGCGAAGTCGTCGTCGCCCGTGGCGACACCCTCTCCACGCTGTTCGCCAAAGTGGGCCTGCCTGCCAACGTCGTGCATGACGTGCTGGCCAGCGACAAGCAAGCCAAGCAGTTCAGCCAGCTTAAACACGGCCAGGTACTGCAGTTCGAGCTGGACAAGGACGGCCAACTGGCCAGCTTGCACAGCCAGGTCAGCAACCTCGAAAGCATCCGCCTGAACAAGACCGACAAGGGTTACGCGTTCGAGCGCGAAATCACCAAGCCCCTGGTGCGAACCGCCTACGCCCATGGCGTCATCAAGAGTTCGCTCTCGGCCTCGGCCCAACGTGCCGGCCTTTCCCACAGCCTGACCATGGATATGGCCCGCGTGCTGGGCTACGACATCGACTTCGCCCAGGACATCCGCCCTGGCGACGAATTCGACGTGGTCTACGAACAGAAGGTCATGGATGGCAAGGTGATCGGCACCGGCAACATCCTCTCGGCGCGTTTCACCAATCGCGGCAAGACCTACACCGCCGTGCGCTACACCAACAAACAGGGCAATACCAGCTACTACACCGCTGACGGCAACAGCCTGCGCAAGGCGTTCATCCGCACACCGGTAGACTTCGCCCGCATCAGCTCGCGCTTCTCCGCCGGACGCAAGCACCCGATCCTGAACAAGATTCGCGCCCACAAGGGTGTCGACTATGCAGCGCCTCGCGGCACGCCAATCAAGGCAGCCGGTGATGGCCGCATCGAGCTGGCCGGCCGCCGGGGCGGCTACGGCAACACCGTCATCATCGCCCACGGCAACACCTACAAGACCCTGTATGGCCACATGCAGGGCTTCGCCAAAGGCATCAAGACCGGCAGCAACGTCAAGCAGGGCCAGATCATCGGCTATATCGGCACCACCGGTCTCTCCACTGGCCCACACCTGCACTACGAGTTCCAGGTCAACGGCGTCCATGTCGACCCGCTGAGCCAGAAGGTGCCAATGGCCGATCCGATCGCCAAGGCCGAGCGCCAGCGCTTCATGCAGCAAAGCCAACCCCTGATCGCTCGCATGGATCAGGAAAAGGCCACGCTGCTCGCCGCCAACAAGCGCTGA
- the tuf gene encoding elongation factor Tu, producing MAKEKFDRSLPHVNVGTIGHVDHGKTTLTAALTRVCSEVFGSAVVEFDKIDSAPEEKARGITINTAHVEYNSNIRHYAHVDCPGHADYVKNMITGAAQMDGAILVCSAADGPMPQTREHILLSRQVGVPYIVVFLNKADLVDDAELLELVEMEVRDLLSTYDFPGDDTPIIIGSARMALEGKDDNEMGTTAVKKLVETLDAYIPEPVRAVDQPFLMPIEDVFSISGRGTVVTGRIERGIVRVQDPLEIVGLRDTTTTTCTGVEMFRKLLDEGRAGENCGVLLRGTKRDDVERGQVLVKPGSVKPHTKFTAEVYVLSKEEGGRHTPFFKGYRPQFYFRTTDVTGNCELPEGVEMVMPGDNIQMTVTLIKTIAMEDGLRFAIREGGRTVGAGVVAKIIE from the coding sequence ATGGCTAAGGAAAAGTTTGATCGTTCCCTTCCCCACGTTAACGTCGGCACTATCGGCCACGTTGACCACGGTAAGACCACTCTGACCGCAGCTCTGACTCGCGTCTGCTCCGAAGTTTTCGGTTCGGCAGTCGTTGAGTTCGACAAGATCGACTCGGCTCCGGAAGAAAAAGCGCGCGGTATCACCATCAACACCGCTCACGTCGAGTACAACTCGAACATTCGTCACTACGCTCACGTTGACTGCCCAGGTCACGCTGACTACGTGAAGAACATGATCACCGGTGCTGCCCAGATGGACGGCGCGATCCTGGTTTGCTCGGCTGCCGATGGTCCGATGCCACAAACCCGTGAGCACATCCTGCTGTCCCGTCAGGTAGGCGTTCCGTACATCGTGGTCTTCCTGAACAAGGCTGACCTGGTAGACGACGCTGAGCTGCTGGAACTGGTCGAGATGGAAGTTCGCGACCTGCTGTCCACCTACGACTTCCCAGGCGACGACACTCCGATCATCATCGGTTCGGCTCGTATGGCGCTGGAAGGCAAAGACGACAACGAAATGGGCACTACCGCTGTCAAGAAGCTGGTAGAAACTCTGGATGCCTACATCCCTGAGCCAGTTCGTGCCGTCGACCAGCCGTTCCTGATGCCGATCGAAGACGTATTCTCGATCTCGGGTCGTGGTACCGTTGTTACCGGCCGTATCGAGCGTGGCATCGTCCGCGTTCAGGATCCGCTGGAAATCGTTGGTCTGCGTGACACCACCACCACCACCTGCACCGGTGTTGAGATGTTCCGCAAGCTGCTGGACGAAGGTCGTGCTGGCGAGAACTGCGGCGTTCTGCTGCGTGGTACCAAGCGTGACGACGTTGAGCGTGGCCAGGTTCTGGTCAAGCCAGGTTCGGTCAAGCCGCACACCAAGTTCACCGCAGAAGTCTACGTTCTGTCGAAGGAAGAAGGCGGTCGTCACACTCCGTTCTTCAAAGGCTACCGTCCTCAGTTCTACTTCCGTACCACTGACGTGACCGGTAACTGCGAACTGCCGGAAGGCGTTGAAATGGTAATGCCAGGTGACAACATTCAGATGACTGTCACCCTGATCAAGACCATCGCAATGGAAGACGGTCTGCGCTTCGCCATCCGTGAAGGCGGTCGTACCGTCGGCGCCGGCGTCGTAGCGAAGATTATTGAATAA
- a CDS encoding pantothenate kinase, with protein sequence MILELDCGNSFIKWRVIHAADATIVGGGIVDSDQALLAAVGGLAAARLAGARMVSVRSEEETDALCEAIRQAFAVDVRVARPVIEMAGVRNGYEDHERLGMDRWLAALGAFHLAKGACLVMDFGTAAKADFVAADGQHLGGYICPGMPLMRSQLRTHTRRIRYDDASAERALSSLEPGRSTVEAVERGCVLMLQGFAHTQIDQARALWGNEFSVFLTGGDAPLVQVSAPGARVVPDLVFVGLAMACPLS encoded by the coding sequence ATGATTCTTGAGCTCGATTGCGGTAATAGCTTTATCAAGTGGCGTGTGATTCATGCTGCGGATGCCACCATTGTGGGTGGCGGTATCGTCGATTCGGATCAGGCGCTGCTGGCCGCTGTCGGAGGGCTGGCTGCCGCGCGCCTGGCGGGTGCACGGATGGTCAGCGTGCGCAGCGAGGAAGAAACCGATGCGCTGTGCGAGGCGATCAGGCAAGCCTTCGCTGTTGACGTGCGGGTTGCGCGTCCTGTCATTGAAATGGCGGGAGTACGCAATGGCTATGAAGATCATGAGCGCCTGGGCATGGATCGCTGGCTGGCCGCCCTCGGTGCATTCCACCTGGCCAAAGGGGCTTGCCTGGTGATGGATTTTGGCACAGCCGCCAAGGCGGACTTCGTGGCGGCGGATGGTCAGCACCTGGGTGGATATATCTGTCCGGGGATGCCTCTGATGCGTAGCCAGCTGCGGACCCATACCCGCCGTATTCGTTATGACGATGCCTCGGCCGAGCGAGCATTGAGCAGTCTTGAGCCCGGGCGCTCCACGGTCGAGGCAGTCGAACGTGGGTGCGTGCTGATGCTGCAGGGGTTCGCCCATACGCAGATCGATCAGGCGCGCGCGCTGTGGGGTAATGAGTTCAGCGTCTTCCTCACGGGAGGCGATGCGCCCCTGGTCCAGGTGTCTGCACCTGGCGCGCGGGTTGTACCGGACCTGGTCTTTGTTGGCCTGGCGATGGCCTGCCCCTTGAGTTGA
- the tyrS gene encoding tyrosine--tRNA ligase has protein sequence MKSVEEQLALIKRGAEEVLVESELVEKLKRGQPLRIKAGFDPTAPDLHLGHTVLINKLRQFQELGHQVIFLIGDFTGMIGDPSGKSATRPPLTREQVLDNAETYKQQVFKILDPAKTEVAFNSTWMDTLTPADFIRLASQYTVARMLERDDFDKRYTSQQPIAIHEFLYPLVQGYDSVALKADVELGGTDQKFNLLMGRELQRAYGQEAQNIVTMPLLEGLDGVKKMSKSLGNYVGIQEAPGVMYSKLVSIPDTLMWRYFELLSFRSMEEIDQFRADVEKGANPRDIKIKLAEEIVARFHGEEAAANAHRAAGNRMKDGELPEDLPEIEVVAAEALPIAAVLNRAGLVKNSAQARDLLGSGAVKVDGAVIDKDFMFALGATHVCQAGKKSFGRVTLKAE, from the coding sequence ATGAAGTCGGTTGAAGAGCAGCTGGCGCTTATCAAGCGCGGTGCGGAAGAGGTGTTGGTCGAGTCGGAACTGGTGGAGAAGCTCAAGCGCGGCCAGCCGCTGCGTATCAAGGCTGGCTTCGACCCAACGGCTCCTGATCTGCATCTGGGCCATACCGTACTGATCAACAAGCTGCGGCAGTTCCAGGAGCTGGGGCACCAGGTGATCTTCCTGATCGGTGACTTCACCGGCATGATCGGTGACCCGAGCGGCAAAAGTGCCACGCGCCCGCCGCTGACCCGTGAGCAGGTTCTGGACAACGCCGAAACCTATAAACAGCAAGTGTTCAAGATTCTCGACCCGGCCAAGACCGAGGTGGCGTTCAACTCCACCTGGATGGATACGCTGACCCCGGCCGACTTCATTCGCCTGGCGTCCCAGTACACCGTCGCGCGCATGCTCGAACGTGACGACTTCGACAAGCGCTACACCAGCCAGCAGCCGATCGCCATCCATGAGTTCCTCTATCCGCTGGTGCAGGGTTACGACTCGGTTGCGCTCAAGGCTGATGTCGAACTGGGTGGTACCGACCAGAAGTTCAACCTGCTGATGGGGCGTGAGCTGCAGCGCGCCTATGGTCAGGAAGCTCAGAACATCGTGACCATGCCGTTGCTGGAAGGGCTCGATGGCGTGAAGAAGATGTCCAAGTCGCTGGGCAATTATGTGGGTATCCAGGAAGCGCCTGGGGTGATGTACAGCAAGTTGGTGTCGATTCCGGATACGCTGATGTGGCGTTACTTCGAGCTGCTGAGCTTCCGCTCGATGGAGGAAATCGATCAGTTTCGTGCGGATGTCGAGAAGGGCGCGAACCCTCGTGACATCAAGATCAAGCTGGCCGAAGAGATCGTGGCGCGTTTCCATGGTGAAGAGGCTGCGGCGAACGCTCACCGCGCTGCCGGCAACCGCATGAAGGATGGCGAGCTGCCGGAAGATCTTCCGGAGATCGAAGTGGTTGCGGCTGAGGCCCTGCCGATCGCGGCGGTGCTCAATCGTGCGGGCCTGGTGAAGAACTCGGCACAGGCACGTGATCTGCTAGGCAGTGGTGCGGTCAAGGTTGATGGTGCAGTCATCGACAAGGACTTCATGTTCGCGCTGGGTGCTACCCATGTGTGCCAGGCGGGCAAGAAGTCGTTTGGACGGGTTACGCTGAAGGCTGAGTGA
- the birA gene encoding bifunctional biotin--[acetyl-CoA-carboxylase] ligase/biotin operon repressor BirA — translation MLKLLNLLKDGRFHSGQALGEAMGVSRSAVWKQLQHLESELNLTIHKVRGRGYQLATPLSLLEASAIAAFTQGEQWPVLVHDSIDSTNAEALRLIGKGQAAPFLVLAERQSAGRGRRGRHWVSPFAENLYYSLVLRVEGGMRQLEGLSLVVGLAVMRTLHTFGVKGAGLKWPNDVLVANKKIVGILLELVGDPADVCHVVLGVGINVNMQSNDQVDQQWTSMRRETGDLIDRNRLVAQLNQQLQHELSRHRRYGFAAFQEEWEQAHLWQGRKVSLIAGNQTVDGIVLGVDGQGGLRMDVEGVEKSFSGGELGLRLRDDS, via the coding sequence ATGCTGAAGTTGTTGAATCTCCTCAAGGATGGCCGATTTCATTCTGGCCAGGCCCTGGGGGAAGCCATGGGGGTAAGCCGCAGTGCTGTGTGGAAGCAGCTGCAGCACCTCGAAAGCGAGCTGAACCTCACCATTCACAAGGTGCGTGGTCGTGGATACCAGCTGGCTACGCCATTGAGCCTGCTCGAGGCGTCGGCGATTGCTGCATTCACGCAGGGTGAGCAATGGCCTGTTCTTGTCCATGACTCGATAGATTCGACCAATGCCGAGGCCCTGCGTCTGATTGGAAAGGGGCAAGCAGCTCCCTTCCTGGTGCTCGCCGAGCGCCAGAGTGCTGGTCGTGGTCGGCGCGGCCGACACTGGGTCAGCCCGTTCGCTGAGAATCTCTATTACAGCCTGGTGCTCCGGGTAGAGGGTGGCATGCGCCAGCTTGAGGGGCTGAGTCTGGTCGTTGGCCTCGCGGTAATGCGCACGCTGCATACGTTCGGTGTAAAGGGAGCGGGGCTGAAATGGCCCAATGACGTTCTTGTCGCTAACAAGAAGATTGTCGGCATTCTTCTGGAGCTGGTTGGCGACCCCGCGGATGTCTGTCACGTCGTGCTAGGTGTCGGCATCAATGTGAACATGCAGAGCAATGATCAGGTCGACCAGCAATGGACATCGATGCGTCGGGAGACTGGCGATCTCATTGATCGCAATCGTCTGGTTGCGCAGTTGAACCAGCAATTGCAGCATGAGCTTTCACGCCATCGTCGCTATGGTTTCGCTGCTTTCCAGGAGGAATGGGAGCAGGCGCATCTGTGGCAGGGGCGCAAGGTCTCGCTGATCGCCGGCAATCAGACGGTCGATGGCATTGTGCTGGGTGTGGACGGGCAGGGCGGTCTACGCATGGATGTCGAGGGTGTGGAGAAGAGCTTCAGTGGTGGAGAGCTCGGGTTGAGGTTGCGCGATGATTCTTGA